In Candidatus Alcyoniella australis, the following proteins share a genomic window:
- a CDS encoding iron-sulfur cluster carrier protein MrpORP has protein sequence MQDNQQQSDRKAQMQAQTERITETLAKVKNKILVMSGKGGVGKSTVAANLAVGLAKRGYQVGLLDIDLHGPTVPGLLGLVDEHPQTSPEGITPLQFLPNLKVLSMGNLLKSKDDAVIWRGPLKIGVIRQFVADSQWGDLDYLLIDSPPGTGDEPLTVAQDFTGVKALVVTTPQEVSLADVRKSLTFCRSVNMPVLGLIENMGSYVCPHCGHSEALFGSGGGKRTAEAAKVPFLGGIPLDPRVVVSGDAGKPLMLQQDGWPVQAAYNEILEKIVAASSGNEQQPAESKPSQQPQTAEPQGSSAVTNIAIPTAEGTMCAHFGHCEVFTLVSVQNNEIIDTKQLPPPPHEPGVLPRWLSEQGANIIIAGGMGSRAQQFFTDFGIEVRVGAQPGSTPEELVRQYIAGTLATGDNICDH, from the coding sequence GTGCAAGATAATCAGCAACAGTCCGATCGCAAAGCGCAGATGCAGGCCCAGACCGAGCGCATAACCGAGACTTTGGCCAAAGTAAAAAACAAGATCCTGGTGATGAGCGGCAAGGGCGGCGTGGGCAAGAGCACCGTGGCCGCCAACCTCGCCGTGGGGCTGGCCAAGCGCGGGTATCAGGTCGGCCTGCTCGACATCGACCTGCACGGCCCGACCGTGCCCGGACTGCTGGGCCTGGTCGACGAACATCCGCAGACCTCGCCCGAAGGCATTACCCCGCTGCAGTTTCTGCCCAACCTCAAAGTGCTTTCAATGGGCAACCTACTGAAGAGCAAAGACGATGCGGTAATCTGGCGCGGCCCGTTGAAAATCGGCGTGATCCGCCAGTTCGTGGCCGACAGCCAGTGGGGCGATCTGGACTACCTGCTGATCGATTCCCCTCCGGGGACCGGCGACGAGCCGCTGACCGTGGCCCAGGACTTCACCGGCGTCAAAGCGTTGGTGGTGACCACGCCTCAGGAGGTCTCACTGGCCGACGTCCGCAAATCGCTGACCTTCTGCCGTTCGGTGAACATGCCGGTGCTGGGTCTGATCGAAAACATGGGCTCCTACGTCTGCCCCCACTGCGGCCACAGCGAGGCGCTGTTCGGCTCCGGCGGCGGAAAGCGCACGGCCGAAGCGGCCAAGGTGCCGTTCCTCGGCGGCATCCCCCTGGACCCGCGGGTGGTGGTATCCGGCGACGCAGGCAAGCCGCTGATGCTCCAGCAGGACGGCTGGCCGGTGCAGGCGGCCTACAACGAAATTCTCGAAAAAATCGTGGCCGCATCGTCAGGCAACGAACAGCAGCCCGCTGAATCAAAGCCATCGCAGCAGCCGCAAACGGCCGAGCCGCAGGGCTCAAGCGCAGTTACCAATATTGCGATTCCAACGGCTGAGGGCACGATGTGCGCGCACTTCGGCCACTGCGAAGTATTTACCCTGGTTAGCGTGCAAAACAACGAGATCATCGACACCAAGCAGCTTCCGCCACCGCCCCACGAGCCGGGCGTGCTGCCGCGCTGGCTCAGTGAGCAAGGGGCCAATATCATCATCGCCGGCGGCATGGGATCGCGCGCGCAGCAGTTCTTCACAGATTTCGGC